The following nucleotide sequence is from Dyella sp. BiH032.
CTTTTGCCGAACACTTTCTTGGCCGCGTCCTTGGTCGCGTCCCAGCCTTCGCGGGCACCGTGCCCGATCGTCTGGCCGACTTCCTTGGCGCCGTGGCCGACTTTCACGCCGGCATCCCGCGCGCCGTGGCCGACCGCCACCCCGGCGTCCCGCGCGCCATGGCCGACCTTGACGCCTACGTCCCTGGCACCGTGCCCGACTTTGACGCCGGCGTCCCTGGCGCCATGACCGACCTCGACCGCTGCGTCCTTGGTCGCGTGGCCGACGTCGCGGCCCGCTTCGCCGACCGCATGGCCGGCGGACTTGGCGTCCTGCTTGATGCCTTGCCCCGTGCTTTCCTGTGCATTCGCGGCGCTGGCGCAAAGAGCCAACGCCATCCCGGCGATCAGGATCCGGAAGGTCTTGCTGCGGTTCATGCGGACGCCTCCTGGTGGGTCTGGCACATCGGCTGGTGAAGAGGATGGACTGGCGCTTGCCCGGCGATTACGCGTCGACGCGCTTGGCGCCAGCATCCAGGCCGGCTTTCAGGCTGGCCTCGACGAATTCGTCCAGGTCGCCGTCCAGCACTTTCTGCGTATCCGAGCGCTCGACGCCGGTGCGCAGGTCCTTGATGCGGCTTTGGTCGAGCACGTAGTTGCGGATCTGGCTGCCCCAGCCGATGTCGGACTTGGTCGCTTCCAGCGCGTCCTTCTCGGCATTGCGCTTCTGCAGCTCGATCTCGTACAGCTTGGCCTTCAGCATCTTCATCGCGCGGTCGCGGTTGGCATGCTGGCTGCGTTCGGTCTGGCAAGCCACCACCACGCCCGAAGGCACGTGGGTGATACGCACCGCGGACTCGGTCTTGTTGACGTGCTGGCCGCCCGCGCCGGAGGAGCGATAGACGTCGGTCTTCAAGTCCGCTGGATTGATCTCGATGTCGATGTCGTCGTCGACTTCCGGCGACACGAACACCGAGGTGAAGCTGGTGTGGCGGCGGTTGTCGGAATCGAACGGGCTCTTGCGCACCAGGCGGTGCACGCCGATCTCGGTCTTCAGCCAGCCATAGGCGTAGTCGCCTTCCACGCGGAACGTGGCGGACTTGATGCCGGCCACGTCGCCGCCGCTGGCCTCGAGCAGCTCGGTCTTCCAGCCGCGCGACTCGCACCAGCGCAGGTACATGCGCAGCAGCATCTCGGCCCAGTCCTGCGCCTCGGTGCCACCGGCGCCGGCCTGGATGTCCACGAAGGCGTTGGTGGCGTCCATCTTGCCGGAGAACATGCGCTGGAATTCCAGCTTGCTCACCTGCGCATCGAGCTTGTCGAGGTCGGCGACGATGGATTGCACGGTGGCTTCGTCGTTGTCGGCGACGGCCATCTCCAGCAGATCGGCCGAATCGGCCAGGCCGGCGGTCAGCGAGTCGATGCCGCTGACGATGGTGTCCAGGCGGGCGCGTTCGCGGCCCAGTTCCTGCGCCCGCGGCGGATCGTCCCAGACGTTGGGGCTTTCCAGCTCCCGGCTTACTTCTTCGAGACGCTCACGCTTGGTGGCGTAGTCAAAGATACCCCCTAAGCGATTCGACGCGGCCCTTGAGGTCCGCGATCTTCGCAAGGATCGGATTGGTT
It contains:
- the prfB gene encoding peptide chain release factor 2 (programmed frameshift), whose product is MIETNPILAKIADLKGRVESLRGYLDYATKRERLEEVSRELESPNVWDDPPRAQELGRERARLDTIVSGIDSLTAGLADSADLLEMAVADNDEATVQSIVADLDKLDAQVSKLEFQRMFSGKMDATNAFVDIQAGAGGTEAQDWAEMLLRMYLRWCESRGWKTELLEASGGDVAGIKSATFRVEGDYAYGWLKTEIGVHRLVRKSPFDSDNRRHTSFTSVFVSPEVDDDIDIEINPADLKTDVYRSSGAGGQHVNKTESAVRITHVPSGVVVACQTERSQHANRDRAMKMLKAKLYEIELQKRNAEKDALEATKSDIGWGSQIRNYVLDQSRIKDLRTGVERSDTQKVLDGDLDEFVEASLKAGLDAGAKRVDA